Genomic DNA from Clostridium sp. BJN0013:
ATGGTTAGCACCTAATTTCATAGCTGTATCAATATCTTCTGCTGAAGCTATCCCCTCTGCTAAAATTCCTACTGCTTCATTGATCATTGGTATTAATATTCTATTTACAACAAATCCTGGAGCTTCTGCAACTTCTACAGGCGTTTTTCCTATTTTAATAGAAAGATCTTTTATAATATCAAAAGTTTCCTGAGAAGTATTCATTCCTCTTATAATTTCAACTAATTTCATGACATTTGCTGGATTAAAAAAATGCATCCCTATAAACTTATCCTGTCTTTTTGTAGCTGTACCTACTTCAGTTATAGATAATGAAGAAGTATTAGTAGCAAAAATTGTTTCAGGTTTGCATATTTCCTCTAATTTTCCAAAATAGTCTTTCTTTATATTCATATCTTCTGATGCTGCTTCTATTATAAGATCGCAATCAGCCAATTTTTCAAGTTCAGTTGTTGTACTTACTCTTCCAACTATTTTATCAGCGTCTTCCTGAGATATTTTTCCCTTTGATACTTTTTTGTCATAAGCTTTTTTTACTGCTGCTAAACCTTTTCCAATACTGCCTTCAGTTCTTCCACGGATAATTACATCTATCCCTGCTTCTGCAAGAGCTTGCACAATTCCACGAGACATAGTTCCACTACCTAAAACTGCTACACTTTTAATACTCATATATGTCACTCCTCCTCAAAAATTTAATATAATTGAATTTTAGTAATAAATTAATTAAGTCTAGTATGCTTAAAATATAAGCATTTATTTATATAGTTTCCTCCGCTGCAATACCCAAAATATTTGATATTACAGAGGAGGTTTCTAACATATAAAAAATACTATTTATAGATTATAAATATTTACAAATTAATTAAATATTTAAAGCTTTAATCTGAGCTACAAATTCTGGAACAACTTTATATAAATCTCCTACAATAGCAAGATCCGCTACTTGCATTATTGGAGCACCTTCATCCTTATTTACAGCTACAATAAATCCACTTTCCTGCATACCTGCTAAATGCTGTATTGCTCCTGATATTCCGCATGCAACATAAAGTCCTGGTCTTACTGTCTTACCTGTCTGTCCAACCTGATAACTCTTATCTATCCAGCCAGCATCTATAGTTGCACGGGAACCACCTATAGTTCCGCCTAACAAATCTGCTAATTCTTTAAGAACTTTGAATCCATCTGGACCACCAAGTCCTCTTCCTCCTGATACAATTACGTCTGCTTCTGAAATATCTACTGTATCTTTAGCAGACTTAACTACTTCAACTACGTCAACTCTGATGTCGCTCTTAGTAACGTTTGCAGCAATCTTTTCTATCTTTCCAGTTCTTGATGCATCTCTTGGAAGCTTGTCGAAAACTCCTGGCCTTACTGTTGACATTTGAGGTCTTGTCTTCTCACATGCTATAGTTGCCATTAAATTTCCACCAAACGCTGGTCTTGTCATCATCAAGTTCTTTGTTGACTCTTCTATATCAAGTCCTGTACAGTCTGCTGTAAGACCTGTACCAACTCTACCTGCAATTCTTGGGCCTAAATCTCTTCCTATAAATGTAGCTCCTATAAGTAATATTTCTGGCTTTCTTTCTTGTATTAATTCATAAATTACTTTAGCGTAAGCATCTGTAGTAAAATGTTTTAAGAGAGGGCTGTCTGCATATAAAACTTTATCTGCTCCATGTGCAACAAGCTCTTTTGCTACATCATCTATATCACTACCAAGTAATACAGCAGTTAACTCTACTCCTAAAGTGTCTGCTAATTCTCTTCCTTTTCCAACTAATTGAAGTGCTACTTTTTGTAGTTCTCCATCTCTTTGTTCAGCAAATACCCATACACCTTTGTAATCTGCTATGTTCATTCTAAACCCCTCCTATATATTAAATGACATGTTTTTCTCTTAATTTTGAAATTGCATATGTTACTGCTTCTTTTACTGGTTTATTAACGATTTCCCCTGCGCCTTTGGCTTCTTTTGTATGTGATCTCTTAACTTTTGTTGGAGAACCTTTAAGGCCAAGTTTTTCCTTATCTACAGCTAAATCATCAGCACTCCATACTTTAACTTCTTTGTTAAAAACTTCAAATATGTTCTTCATGCTCATATATCTTGGTACATTTAATTCTTTTATAGCAGTTAATAACACTGGAGTCTTAACTTTTGCTATTTCATAGCCATCTTCCCAAGCTCTTCTAACTGTTAAAGTATCTCCTTCTGCATCAACTTTTTCTACATATGTTATCTGAGGTATTCCTAATTTTTCAGCTATTTGAGGTCCAACCTGCGCAGTATCTCCATCTATTGCCTGTCTTCCTGCAAATATTAAATCATAGTCTAAATTTTTAAGTGCTCCTGCTAATGCATATGAAGTAGCTTGAGTATCTGCTCCTGCAAAAGCTCTATCTGAAACTAATATTGCTTCGTCAGCTCCCATAGCTAGAGCTTCTCTAAGCGCATCCTGTGCCTGTGGAGGTCCCATGCTTACTACTGTAACTTTGCCGCCTACTTTTTCTTTTAAAACAATTGATTCTTCAAGTGCATTTTTATCATCTGGGTTTATTATTGATGGAACGCCTTCTCTTATTAATGTTCCTGTTTTTGGATCTATTTTAACTTCGTTCGTATCTGGTACTTGTTTTAAGCAAACTACTATATTCATTATGAACTCCTCCTATTTATTTAAATAAACTTCCTGAAATAACCATTTTTTGTACTTCTGAAGTTCCTTCATATATTTCAGTTATCTTAGCATCTCTCATCATTCTCTCTACTGGATAATCTTTAGTGTATCCGTATCCTCCAAAGAGTTGTACAACTTTAGTTGTAGTTTCCATAGCTACAGTAGCTGCAGCTAATTTAGCTCTTGCAGCATCCACTGTATAAGGAACACCTTTGTCCTTATTTACTGCTGCTTTGTAAACAAGATATTTCGCAGCTTGTATTTTAGTATCTAATTCAGCTGTATACCATGCTAATCCCTGGAATTTATTAAGAGATTTCCCAAATTGCTTTCTTTCTTTCATATATGCAATCGCTTCAGCTAAAGCACCTTCTGCTATACCCAATGCTTGTGATGCTATACCAATTCTTCCTCCATCAAGAGTCTTCATTGCTATACCAAAACCTTTTCCTTCTTTTCCTAACATATTTTCTTTTGGAACTCTACAATCTTCAAATATAAGCTCTGTAGTTGATGATCCTCTTATTCCCATTTTGTCTTCAAGTTTTCCTATTGAAAAACCAGGCATTCCTTTTTCAACTATGAATGCTGTTATTCCATGGTTTCCTTTGCTTTTATCTGTCATTGCAAATATTACAAAAGTATCTGCTGCTCCACCATTTGTAATGAATATTTTTTGTCCATTTAATATATAACTATCTCCATCTAAAACAGCTGTTGTCTGTTGTCCAGAAGCATCAGTACCTGCATTAGGTTCAGTTAAACCAAATGCTCCGAGTTTCTCTCCTTTTGCAAGTGGAATTAAATATTTCTGTTTTTGCTCCTCTGTACCAAATTGGTAAATAGGTGTTGCACAAAGTGAAGTATGTGCTGAGAGTATAACGCCTGTTGTAGCGCAAACCTTTGAAAGTCCTTCTACAGCTAATATATAAGATAGAGTATCTCCACCTGCTCCACCATATTCAACTGGAAATGGTATACCCAACATCCCATACCTAGCCATTTTATCTACTGTTTCTTGAGGAAACCTTTCTGTTTCATCTACTTCAGCAGCTAGAGGTTTAACTTCATTTTCTGCAAATTCACTTACCATTTGTTCTACAAATTGTTGTTCCCTTGTTAATGTAAAATCCATTTATTTTTACCTCCTAAATAGTTTTCATACTAAATATAGCATATAGCTTTTATTTGTCATTTTTTGCAATCTTTATTTGTAAACCTTTAAGCAAAATAAAGATTGCAGCTTATTGAATATGAGTTATCATTATAACCTTAAATTTTATTTAAGCTATTTATCTGATCTATTATAATACTAAATTACTTATTTTTAAAAGTCTTGTCTCTTTTCTCTACGAATGCCGTCATTCCTTCTTTTTGATCCTCTGTAGCAAAACATTCCCCAAATACTTCTGCTTCATAGGCTACAGCTGTATCTATGTCACACTGAATTCCTTGATTTATAGCAGCTTTACACAATCTAACAGCTACAGGTGCATTAGCAGCTATAGTATTTGCCAAATTTTTAACTTCCTCTAATAACTTATCTGGTTCAACTACTTTATTTACCAACCCTATTCTTAGAGCTTCTTCTGCATTTATTATTTGAGCAGTATATATAAGCTGTTTAGCCATACCTACACCTACTACTCTTGCAAGCCTTTGAGTACCCCCAAAACCTGGAGTAATCCCAAGACCTACCTCTGGTTGGCCAAATTTAGCCTTTGATGAAGCTATTCTTATATCACAAGATAAAGACAATTCACAGCCACCACCCAGAGCAAATCCATTTACAGCTGCTATGACTGGTTTATCTAATTTTTCTAGTTTCCTAAATACTTTATTACCAAGCACTCCAAATTTTCTTCCTTCAACTGTATTCAAGTCTTTCATTTCAGTTATATCTGCTCCTGCCACAAAAGCTTTACCTGCACCAGTAAGTATTACAGCATACACATTTTCATCTTCAGCAATATTATCTATTGCCATATCTATTTCTTTTAAAGTTTCTGAATTCAACGCATTCATTGCCTTAGGCCTATTTATTGTCAACAAAGCCACATTTCCATCTTTCTCAAGAATGATATTTTTAAATTCCATATTACTCCTCCCTCCTAAACCTTTTAAAAGCAACATTAACAAAGTATTGTTAATAATATCACAAATACACTTAAAAATAATTGAAGTTTTCACTTCATTTCTTATTATATACCTTAACATTATATATTTCAATATAAATTAATATAAAATATAAATAAATTTTATATTAATATTGCATTTTAACATTTACAGTAAAAATATATACCTTTAGGGTTTATTCTGCATCATTCAAAAGACAACTTAACGTCAATAAACTATCACTTAAATGAACATTCTCTACTTTTACATCTTCTGGTACAATAAGGTCTACTGGAGCAAAATTCCATATACCCTTCACTCCGTTTTTCACCAGAATATTGCAAACTTTTTGGCCATTATTACTAGGTACACATATTATACCTATGTCTATAACATTTTCCTTAAGATAATCAGCTAAATAATCTATATCCCTTATTTCAATATCTCTAATACTGATACCTATAAGTTTAGGGTTTATATCAAATATGGCCCTTAATTCAAAACCTAATTTTTCAAAACCAATGTAATTAGATATAGCTTGCCCTATATTCCCTGCACCTATTATAACTGTTCTATATACTTTCGTAAGGCCAAGTATATTGCACATCTGACTATATAACTCACTTACATTATACCCATATCCCTGTTGACCAAAATCTCCAAAACAATTTAAATCTTGCCTTATTTGAGAAGCTGTAAATCCTATTTTTTCGCTTAACTCCTTTGAAGATATCCTATCTACATCATTTCTCATTAAGTTGCCTAAATACCTATGATATTTAGGCAATCTCTTTATAACAGACATTGATATATCTTTTTTCTTATCCATACTGCACCTCATATCTATAACTATATCTTTTAATTATATATTATATATTAAAATTTATATATTAAAATAAATTATACTATAGTTTATAATTCAATTTTATTGCTATATAGTATTATCTTCAATTATAACATATGTTAATCCCCTGTTTTTTATTATTTTATATTTTTATTAAGGTTTTTCAATTTTTTTGATATTTGTATTATATCTATTATATCAATGATTTCTATTATATCAATAAATAATTTCTATATTTTAAATAAAATCTATAAAAAAATCATTTTACATAGTAAAATATTAAATTAAGGAAGGTGTTATCACTATGATCATTTTAAGCTGTAAAAATATTCATAAGAGCTATGGAGTAGATGTCATATTAGAAAATGTAACTTTCAATATAAACGAAGGAGATCGTGTAGCACTAATAGGTCCAAATGGAGCTGGTAAGTCCACCCTATTTGAAATTTTAACTAATAAGATAGCTCCAGACAGTGGAGATATGTTTATAGATAAGACTAAAACAATAGGATATTTGACCCAACATCTATCATTGAATTCTTCAAATACTATATACGATGAAATGCTCACTGTATTTCAGGATATAACTAACTTAGAGAACAAATTAAGTAAATTGGAAATTTTAATGAACGAACCCTATAATTCCAAAGATGAGAACTATCAAAGCAAATTGATTAATGATTATACTACCTATTCAGAACTTTATAAAAATAGAGGGGGGTATACTTACAAAGCAGAAATAAATAAAGTTTTAACGGGCCTAGGTTTTTCTATGGATGAATTCCATAATTCCATAAACATAATAAGTGGAGGTAAAAAAACAAGAGTTGCCCTTTGTAAACTGCTTTTAACAAAGCCGGACATACTTTTATTAGATGAACCTACCAACCATTTAGATTTAGAGGCTGTAGAATGGCTTGAAGAGTACTTAAAATCCTATAAAGGAACCGTAATTATAATCTCCCACGATAGATACTTTTTAGATATCATAACACAGTCAACTATGGAGCTTATAAATGGCCATGTAAATTTTTACAATGGAAATTATACCACTTCTTTGGAACTTAAAAAGAAGAACTATGAGATTCAATTAAAAGCATATAATATACAGCAGATGGAAATAAAAAAGCAAGAAGAAATTATTGAAAAATATAGATCCTTTAATAGAGAAAAAAGTATAAGGGCAGCAGAAAGCCGGCAAAAAATGTTAGATAAAATGGATAAACTGCCTCCTCCAGATAAAGATATAAAACTTAAAAATATAATGTTTAAAACTCAAATAAATAGTGGTAATGATGTACTCCATGTAGAAAATCTAAGCAAAGGATTTAATGAGAAGTTATTATTCCAAAATTTAAATTTTCAAGTAAAGAAAGGAGATAAAACAGCAATTGTTGGTAAAAATGGCTGTGGCAAAACTACTCTCTTTAAAATAATTATGGGACAAATAAAAGCTAATACTGGAATTTGCAAATTAGGTAAAAATGTTATAATAGGCTACTATGATCAGGAACAGTCTGATCTAGACACTGAAAAAACCACAATAGATGAGGTGTGGGATAAATTTCCAAAGCTCACTACTACCGAGATTAGAAATGCATTAGCCAGCTTTTTATTTACAGGAGATGATGTATTTAAAAAAATTTCTTCCCTAAGTGGTGGGGAAAAATGCAGGATAAATTTATTAAAACTAATGCTATCTAAATCTAATTTTTTGCTATTAGATGAACCTACAAATCATTTAGATATAGCTTCTCGAGAAGCTTTGGAAGAAGCTTTACTAGATTATGACGGCACTGTACTTGTAATATCTCACGATAGATACTTTTTAAATAAATCAATAAATAGAATATATGAATTAAGTGAAAATGGAATAAAAGAATATTTAGGTAATTATACTTATTATACAGAAAAGAAAAAAAATCCATTAAGATTTCAAGAAAAAGTGAGTATTTCTAAGACTAAAACTCAAATACAGCATAATAAAAAGAGAAAAAAAGATTACGAAAAAGATCAGCGTAAAAAAAATCTTATGATAAAAACTACAGAAGAACAAATATCAAAATTAGAAGACTATATATTAGAATTACAACAGAAACTATGCCTAGAAGAAGTTTACTCAGATTCTAATAAAAGCAGTGAAATACACACAGAAATTTTAACTATACAAAATAAATTAGATGACTTATACGACATCTGGGAAAAAATGTTTTAAGGTATAAATCATGCAGGGGAATTAGGCATATATCTAATTTCCCTATACAACTTTTATCTGAAGGCGGCAATTAGCTAAACCTCCATGTTATTCAAAGTGGGGGTAAGTACTGATACGCCTCTGGATAAGTTCTTTGAAGGTTCAGATAAAAAAAGTAATCCTTATGAGCAAACTCCACCTAAATCTAAGAATTACT
This window encodes:
- a CDS encoding 3-hydroxybutyryl-CoA dehydrogenase translates to MKSVAVLGSGTMSRGIVQALAEAGIDVIIRGRTEGSIGKGLAAVKKAYDKKVSKGKISQEDADKIVGRVSTTTELEKLADCDLIIEAASEDMNIKKDYFGKLEEICKPETIFATNTSSLSITEVGTATKRQDKFIGMHFFNPANVMKLVEIIRGMNTSQETFDIIKDLSIKIGKTPVEVAEAPGFVVNRILIPMINEAVGILAEGIASAEDIDTAMKLGANHPMGPLALGDLIGLDVCLAIMDVLYNETGDSKYRAHSLLRKYVRAGWLGRKSGKGFFAY
- a CDS encoding electron transfer flavoprotein subunit alpha/FixB family protein; its protein translation is MNIADYKGVWVFAEQRDGELQKVALQLVGKGRELADTLGVELTAVLLGSDIDDVAKELVAHGADKVLYADSPLLKHFTTDAYAKVIYELIQERKPEILLIGATFIGRDLGPRIAGRVGTGLTADCTGLDIEESTKNLMMTRPAFGGNLMATIACEKTRPQMSTVRPGVFDKLPRDASRTGKIEKIAANVTKSDIRVDVVEVVKSAKDTVDISEADVIVSGGRGLGGPDGFKVLKELADLLGGTIGGSRATIDAGWIDKSYQVGQTGKTVRPGLYVACGISGAIQHLAGMQESGFIVAVNKDEGAPIMQVADLAIVGDLYKVVPEFVAQIKALNI
- a CDS encoding electron transfer flavoprotein subunit beta, with translation MNIVVCLKQVPDTNEVKIDPKTGTLIREGVPSIINPDDKNALEESIVLKEKVGGKVTVVSMGPPQAQDALREALAMGADEAILVSDRAFAGADTQATSYALAGALKNLDYDLIFAGRQAIDGDTAQVGPQIAEKLGIPQITYVEKVDAEGDTLTVRRAWEDGYEIAKVKTPVLLTAIKELNVPRYMSMKNIFEVFNKEVKVWSADDLAVDKEKLGLKGSPTKVKRSHTKEAKGAGEIVNKPVKEAVTYAISKLREKHVI
- a CDS encoding acyl-CoA dehydrogenase — encoded protein: MDFTLTREQQFVEQMVSEFAENEVKPLAAEVDETERFPQETVDKMARYGMLGIPFPVEYGGAGGDTLSYILAVEGLSKVCATTGVILSAHTSLCATPIYQFGTEEQKQKYLIPLAKGEKLGAFGLTEPNAGTDASGQQTTAVLDGDSYILNGQKIFITNGGAADTFVIFAMTDKSKGNHGITAFIVEKGMPGFSIGKLEDKMGIRGSSTTELIFEDCRVPKENMLGKEGKGFGIAMKTLDGGRIGIASQALGIAEGALAEAIAYMKERKQFGKSLNKFQGLAWYTAELDTKIQAAKYLVYKAAVNKDKGVPYTVDAARAKLAAATVAMETTTKVVQLFGGYGYTKDYPVERMMRDAKITEIYEGTSEVQKMVISGSLFK
- a CDS encoding short-chain-enoyl-CoA hydratase — encoded protein: MEFKNIILEKDGNVALLTINRPKAMNALNSETLKEIDMAIDNIAEDENVYAVILTGAGKAFVAGADITEMKDLNTVEGRKFGVLGNKVFRKLEKLDKPVIAAVNGFALGGGCELSLSCDIRIASSKAKFGQPEVGLGITPGFGGTQRLARVVGVGMAKQLIYTAQIINAEEALRIGLVNKVVEPDKLLEEVKNLANTIAANAPVAVRLCKAAINQGIQCDIDTAVAYEAEVFGECFATEDQKEGMTAFVEKRDKTFKNK
- a CDS encoding redox-sensing transcriptional repressor Rex; the protein is MDKKKDISMSVIKRLPKYHRYLGNLMRNDVDRISSKELSEKIGFTASQIRQDLNCFGDFGQQGYGYNVSELYSQMCNILGLTKVYRTVIIGAGNIGQAISNYIGFEKLGFELRAIFDINPKLIGISIRDIEIRDIDYLADYLKENVIDIGIICVPSNNGQKVCNILVKNGVKGIWNFAPVDLIVPEDVKVENVHLSDSLLTLSCLLNDAE
- a CDS encoding ABC-F family ATP-binding cassette domain-containing protein, with product MIILSCKNIHKSYGVDVILENVTFNINEGDRVALIGPNGAGKSTLFEILTNKIAPDSGDMFIDKTKTIGYLTQHLSLNSSNTIYDEMLTVFQDITNLENKLSKLEILMNEPYNSKDENYQSKLINDYTTYSELYKNRGGYTYKAEINKVLTGLGFSMDEFHNSINIISGGKKTRVALCKLLLTKPDILLLDEPTNHLDLEAVEWLEEYLKSYKGTVIIISHDRYFLDIITQSTMELINGHVNFYNGNYTTSLELKKKNYEIQLKAYNIQQMEIKKQEEIIEKYRSFNREKSIRAAESRQKMLDKMDKLPPPDKDIKLKNIMFKTQINSGNDVLHVENLSKGFNEKLLFQNLNFQVKKGDKTAIVGKNGCGKTTLFKIIMGQIKANTGICKLGKNVIIGYYDQEQSDLDTEKTTIDEVWDKFPKLTTTEIRNALASFLFTGDDVFKKISSLSGGEKCRINLLKLMLSKSNFLLLDEPTNHLDIASREALEEALLDYDGTVLVISHDRYFLNKSINRIYELSENGIKEYLGNYTYYTEKKKNPLRFQEKVSISKTKTQIQHNKKRKKDYEKDQRKKNLMIKTTEEQISKLEDYILELQQKLCLEEVYSDSNKSSEIHTEILTIQNKLDDLYDIWEKMF